The proteins below are encoded in one region of Festucalex cinctus isolate MCC-2025b chromosome 2, RoL_Fcin_1.0, whole genome shotgun sequence:
- the b4galnt1a gene encoding beta-1,4 N-acetylgalactosaminyltransferase 1a — protein MRVSYKKCLGLLVISGVLLVTLFNTLSPGSGSAVDLRSRRTSEMETAIIEKILHPFNNYNDIPYNIKEDVACRLARNTCVCEGDKESFHLPFSNLLFPRVKAHNLDLKFLQSHPDPEGVKRRRAREYSTVQMRSSSPADMLIVNEANSPLQFPSQGVAVRPLKTIIIPGLGLIEEATSNHTVYLTATLGTLDVAATVERVSVKGEGKMHMILSSAFLSALNRQLQFITYTNTVFHPRTADTVQFATKGHSSFFTIKIGHSAIPRLYNSGYPKETNISALVTIVTKTFLRYEKLNNLIDSIRQYYPNVTIVIADDNEHPQKVTGPHIEQFIMPFGKGWFAGRNLAVSQVTTKYVLWVDDDFIFTANTKLEKMVDILERTSLDLVGGAVREVTGWTSTFRHTISVEAGGEDGDCIHIRRGYHHAIEGFPNCVVADAVINFFMARTDKVQQVGFNPRLARRGHLEFFIDGLGSLHIGSCSDVVINHASKIKLPWSGTKSEKAYTKFRYSNSNDENHILDEVFYFTNRLKCMTRQ, from the exons ATGCGCGTCTCCTATAAGAAATGTCTCGGACTGCTTGTGATCAGTGGCGTCCTGCTGGTCACGCTGTTCAATACATTGAGCCCAGGAAGCGGATCGGCAGTTGACCTACGGTCAAGAAGGACCAGTGAAATGGAGACAGCCATAATAGAGAAAATTCTACACCCCTTTAATAACTATAATGACATTCCCTATAATATAAAAGAGGATGTAGCATG TCGCTTGGCAAGAAATACGTGTGTCTGCGAGGGTGACAAGGAGAGTTTTCATCTGCCTTTCTCCAACCTGCTCTTCCCACGCGTAAAGGCCCACAACCTGGACCTGAAATTTTTGCAATCACATCCCGACCCTGAGGGTGTGAAGCGTCGCAGAGCTCGAGAATACAGCACTGTTCAAATGAG GTCCTCCAGTCCTGCAGATATGCTGATTGTAAACGAGGCAAACAGCCCACTTCAATTTCCCTCCCAGGGTGTAGCAGTGCGACCCCTCAAAACAATCATCATACCAG GTTTGGGTCTTATCGAAGAAGCAACATCAAACCACACG GTATATTTGACCGCCACACTGGGGACTTTGGATGTGGCTGCGACAGTGGAGAGGGTTTCTGTTAAAGGAGAAGGAAAGATGCACATGATCCTCTCAAGTGCCTTCCTCTCCGCGTTGAACAGGCAGCTACAGTTTATCACCTACACAAACACCGTTTTCCATCCCAGGACAGCAGACACAG TTCAATTTGCAACCAAAGGTCACAGCTCATTTTTCACCATAAAAATCGGACATTCTGCCATCCCGAGACTTTACAACTCCGGCTACCCAAAAG AGACCAATATTAGCGCTCTTGTTACCATTGTGACAAAGACCTTTCTACGTTATGAGAAACTCAACAATCTCATCGACAGCATACGGCAATATTATCCAAACGTCACCATAGTGATAGCGGACGATAATGAGCACCCTCAGAAAGTGACTGGACCTCACATTGAGcagtttattatgccatttggAAAG GGTTGGTTTGCTGGGCGAAATTTGGCAGTGTCTCAGGTGACCACCAAATATGTGCTTTGGGTGGATGATGATTTCATCTTCACAGCAAACACCAAGTTGGAGAAGATGGTGGACATTCTTGAGAGGACTAGTTTGGATCTG GTTGGGGGTGCGGTTCGGGAGGTAACAGGCTGGACTTCAACCTTCCGTCACACCATTTCAGTGGAAGCGGGTGGAGAAGATGGTGATTGTATACATATCAGACGTGGCTATCATCATGCCATTGAGGGATTTCCCAATTGTGTAGTTGCTGATGCTGTCATCAACTTCTTCATGGCGAGAACTGATAAAGTGCAGCAGGTGGGCTTTAATCCCCGCCTGGCTCGCCGCGGCCATCTGG AGTTCTTCATTGACGGGCTGGGCTCTCTCCACATTGGCTCCTGCAGTGATGTCGTTATAAACCACGCGTCAAAGATCAAACTTCCATGGAGTGGAACAAAATCCGAAAAGGCCTATACAAAGTTTCGGTACTCAAACAGCAATGATGAAAACCACATTCTTGATGAAGTCTTTTATTTCACAAACAGGTTGAAATGTATGACCAGGCAGTAA
- the tac3a gene encoding tachykinin-3a isoform X2 translates to MRRSFLLAFLLLLVKLRCSQSRCEDPESRKPTLLESLGLNNPKRNLMRRYSDLDYDSFVGLMGRRDAADANAVQHPQKREMHDIFVGLMGRRNSEPDTGPWRRTYPERRGIFVNKCRLRFLQGL, encoded by the exons ATGAGAAGAAGTTTTTTACTGGCGTTTCTGCTCCTCCTCGTCAAACTTCGATGCAGTCAATCCAGATGCGAAGATCCCGAATCACGCAAGCCAACTTTactt GAAAGTCTCGGTTTAAATAACCCCAAACGGAACCTCATGAGGAGGTATAGCGATTTGGATTATGACAGTTTTGTGGGTTTGATGGGCAGAAGAGATGCTGCCG ATGCAAATGCTGTGCAACATCCACAAaaaa GGGAAATGCATGACATCTTTGTTGGATTAATGGGAAGAAGGAATTCTGAGCCCG ACACCGGTCCCTGGAGGAGAACATACCCCGAGAGGAGAGGGATATTTGTGAACAAGTGTAGGCTgag GTTTCTTCAGGGGCTGTGA
- the tac3a gene encoding tachykinin-3a isoform X1 — translation MRRSFLLAFLLLLVKLRCSQSRCEDPESRKPTLLQESLGLNNPKRNLMRRYSDLDYDSFVGLMGRRDAADANAVQHPQKREMHDIFVGLMGRRNSEPDTGPWRRTYPERRGIFVNKCRLRFLQGL, via the exons ATGAGAAGAAGTTTTTTACTGGCGTTTCTGCTCCTCCTCGTCAAACTTCGATGCAGTCAATCCAGATGCGAAGATCCCGAATCACGCAAGCCAACTTTactt CAGGAAAGTCTCGGTTTAAATAACCCCAAACGGAACCTCATGAGGAGGTATAGCGATTTGGATTATGACAGTTTTGTGGGTTTGATGGGCAGAAGAGATGCTGCCG ATGCAAATGCTGTGCAACATCCACAAaaaa GGGAAATGCATGACATCTTTGTTGGATTAATGGGAAGAAGGAATTCTGAGCCCG ACACCGGTCCCTGGAGGAGAACATACCCCGAGAGGAGAGGGATATTTGTGAACAAGTGTAGGCTgag GTTTCTTCAGGGGCTGTGA